In one Winogradskyella sp. MH6 genomic region, the following are encoded:
- a CDS encoding response regulator transcription factor → MHKIRLVIVDDHKMFLDGIKTILSKENEFEIVATFNNPKDAIPFLKTNHEIDLLITDISMPEINGLEFIKIITEEASSLKILVISMFEQIQAFKGINGYLLKESGFEELKKAIKTIVINGKDYFYSNHENDKKENLEFKKSILTRREKEIIVLIAKQNSVDEIAEELFLSRHTVETHKKNIFQKLQVNNAAGLIKKAVYLGYI, encoded by the coding sequence ATGCATAAAATAAGGTTAGTAATTGTTGATGACCACAAAATGTTCTTAGATGGAATTAAAACTATTTTGTCTAAAGAAAATGAGTTTGAAATAGTGGCTACTTTCAATAATCCTAAAGATGCTATTCCGTTTTTAAAAACTAATCATGAAATAGATTTGTTAATTACAGATATTTCCATGCCTGAAATAAACGGACTTGAGTTTATCAAGATCATTACGGAAGAAGCTTCAAGTTTAAAAATACTTGTTATTAGTATGTTTGAGCAAATCCAAGCTTTTAAGGGTATAAATGGGTATTTACTAAAGGAATCAGGTTTTGAGGAACTAAAAAAAGCCATAAAAACAATAGTCATTAATGGTAAAGATTATTTTTACTCAAATCATGAAAATGACAAAAAAGAGAATTTAGAATTTAAAAAAAGTATTCTTACTAGAAGAGAAAAAGAAATCATTGTCTTAATTGCTAAACAAAATTCTGTCGATGAAATAGCAGAAGAATTGTTTCTGAGTAGACACACAGTAGAAACTCATAAAAAAAACATTTTTCAAAAATTACAAGTCAATAATGCTGCAGGTTTAATAAAAAAAGCTGTCTACTTAGGGTATATTTAA